The following proteins are co-located in the Cyanobacteria bacterium GSL.Bin1 genome:
- a CDS encoding DUF3153 domain-containing protein, with translation MINSAWKRLLLLLLPLFLSGCVHYDVGINFNGLHRGEIVQHIELGQQLTNFSQADVEDWLGSLQTRSRQLGGKTQRLSPQAVELTIPFANAQELESKFNRFFNPTHSTATPAPSELVQLDSQLTTEQNNFILFQQTQVQLNIDLTALGTIKGENSLLVGASSLLDLEFRFQTPWGMKIINPEANGNQSLVKQSGTETIWYLQPGENNQIEVVFWLPEPLGWGAIAIVIIVYIGLSLKDRFSSRAAVH, from the coding sequence ATCATCAATTCTGCTTGGAAACGCCTTTTACTCTTATTGCTTCCCCTTTTTCTCTCCGGTTGTGTTCACTACGATGTGGGCATTAACTTTAATGGTTTACACCGCGGGGAAATTGTCCAACACATAGAATTAGGTCAACAACTAACAAACTTTAGTCAAGCCGATGTTGAAGACTGGTTAGGCAGTTTGCAAACGCGATCGCGACAACTTGGGGGAAAAACGCAGCGCCTTTCACCACAAGCGGTGGAATTGACTATTCCTTTTGCCAATGCCCAAGAATTAGAAAGCAAGTTTAATCGCTTTTTTAATCCGACTCATTCAACAGCGACGCCAGCACCGAGTGAGTTAGTGCAACTTGACTCTCAACTCACCACCGAGCAAAATAACTTTATTCTGTTTCAACAAACCCAGGTGCAACTTAATATTGATTTAACTGCTTTGGGAACAATCAAAGGAGAAAATTCGTTGCTAGTGGGGGCAAGTTCTCTTTTAGATTTAGAATTTCGCTTCCAAACCCCTTGGGGAATGAAAATTATCAATCCAGAAGCCAACGGAAATCAATCTTTAGTGAAACAAAGCGGCACTGAAACCATCTGGTATCTCCAACCCGGAGAAAACAATCAAATTGAAGTGGTGTTTTGGCTACCCGAACCCCTCGGTTGGGGCGCGATCGCGATTGTTATTATTGTTTATATTGGTTTATCTTTAAAAGACCGGTTTTCTTCCCGTGCCGCGGTTCATTAG
- a CDS encoding RNA methyltransferase, whose translation MLTSTKNPLIKNIRKLHQSKYRKAQGLLLLEGTNLLEAACEANYLLETVCYTSYWQEKHPQLWEKLEQQAQRIELVSPEVLSAIALTKTPDGIMAIAPRSLPPPVDLASIQFGLMVEQLQDPGNLGTIIRTAAATGVDCLWASADSVEFDHPKVLRASVGAWFRVPMAVETDIQSLLEQFPGQVVATVPTAEKTYWEVDFQQPTLILLGNEGAGLSSDLTSLADEWVKIPLEGGVESLNAAIAASLLLYEAKRQRWENGETG comes from the coding sequence GTGCTGACAAGTACCAAGAACCCCCTGATTAAAAATATTCGTAAACTTCATCAGAGTAAGTATCGCAAAGCACAAGGTCTGCTTTTGCTGGAAGGAACGAATTTGCTGGAAGCCGCTTGTGAGGCTAACTATCTTTTAGAAACAGTCTGCTATACCTCCTACTGGCAAGAAAAACATCCTCAACTATGGGAAAAACTTGAGCAACAAGCACAGCGAATTGAATTAGTATCGCCAGAAGTACTCAGCGCGATCGCGCTGACCAAAACGCCGGATGGCATTATGGCTATTGCCCCCCGTTCGTTACCACCCCCTGTCGATCTTGCCAGCATCCAATTCGGGTTAATGGTGGAACAACTGCAAGATCCGGGCAATCTGGGAACCATTATTCGCACAGCAGCAGCTACCGGTGTGGATTGTCTCTGGGCGAGTGCCGATAGTGTAGAATTTGATCATCCGAAAGTCTTACGAGCATCGGTTGGGGCGTGGTTTCGCGTGCCAATGGCAGTGGAAACCGATATTCAGTCTTTGCTTGAACAATTCCCTGGACAAGTGGTGGCGACGGTTCCGACGGCTGAGAAAACCTATTGGGAAGTGGATTTTCAGCAACCGACGCTGATCTTGCTCGGTAATGAAGGTGCCGGTTTATCGTCAGACTTAACTTCTTTAGCGGACGAATGGGTCAAAATTCCCTTAGAAGGGGGAGTTGAATCTTTAAATGCCGCGATCGCGGCGTCTCTCCTTTTATACGAAGCAAAACGACAAAGATGGGAAAACGGGGAAACGGGGTAA
- a CDS encoding 4a-hydroxytetrahydrobiopterin dehydratase, whose protein sequence is MATLSQQQCVPCQGNVPPVTEEEIAQYKPQIPDWSLKNENGTSYLERSYTLANFKRALALAQQVGDIAEQEQHHPTLIVEWGKLTVQWWTHTINGLHQNDFIMAAKTDEVVEQVNS, encoded by the coding sequence ATGGCAACTTTATCTCAACAGCAATGTGTTCCCTGTCAAGGCAATGTTCCACCCGTTACTGAAGAGGAAATTGCTCAATATAAACCGCAAATTCCTGATTGGTCTCTCAAGAATGAAAACGGAACGTCTTACTTAGAACGCAGCTATACGCTTGCCAACTTTAAACGCGCCCTCGCATTAGCGCAGCAGGTTGGAGACATCGCCGAACAAGAACAACATCATCCCACTTTAATTGTGGAATGGGGGAAATTAACGGTTCAGTGGTGGACCCATACCATTAATGGTCTGCATCAGAATGATTTTATTATGGCAGCCAAAACAGATGAGGTTGTTGAGCAAGTCAACTCTTAA